GTAGGCAATGGCGACGTTTCAGCCCATAGATGCGGGTTAATCGGTTCATGTTCTTCATCCGTTCAATACTTAGTCTAGAGGAGCATCTTGGCTTAACGAATTCGCCTCACTCCCCGTTGTCAGCGAGTTACATCACCTTATCAGCATACGATAAGTCACTGCCGCTCAGACTCAACTATCTGCACAACCAGATAGTGCCATAAACAATGTAGCTCCTGCCGTAGTGTTCATGTATTTCAGATAGACTCGTGGTTCATTAAAGCATTCCATGCTAGTGCTGAACTCCGGGCACACCATACGTCACATCGCCACACCACACTTGATCTGGTTGAGTTACGGCAAACTGTCGATTAAGCGTATTCGGGATCGCTACATGCTCTTGTGTAGCTTTCCTATAAGAATGTTTAGGCTGCTGACAGCTCAATAACCCAAGCTTTTTCATTAGATTACGGGCTCGATAACGACTGAGACAGATCCCTTTGTTAGTCACTAATTGTGCTATCGTTCGAGCACCGGCAGAGCCATTACTAATACGATGCGCGGCCTTCACTTCACTGCATAAAATTGTAAAGTCAGCATCGATATGTTCTTTTCTTTTTAGCCAATATTTATAGCTACTTCGATGCACTTTGAATGCATTACAAATTGTGAGAATAGAGTGGCTCTGCTTGAGTGCGCTGATCAGCGTAAATTGTTCATCGAGTCTGACATCAAGAGAGCTGTAGCCTTTTTTAGGATTAGATTATGCTCCTCAAGACGCGCTATTTGCTTCTTCAGTTCACGGATTTCAATTTGTTCAGGGGTAATCGGAGATGCTTTGGGAGTGCCACCCTGGCGTTCTAGTTTTAACTGCCTCACCCATTTATCCATAGTCGATTTACCCACGTTCATCGCTTTTGCAGCTTGAATGATTGTGTGGTTTTTATCGAGGACTAATTGGGCTGCTTCAAGTTTGAATTCAGCGCTAAATGTTTTTCTGGTTATCGATCTCATGTGCTCACCTAAAGTCATGTACGAGGTAATAATATCACCTCTATTTAGGTGGCCAAAATAACTATGCCACTACAGTTCGTCTCATTGAGTGAGTCCCATACAAGTTAGGATCTAGACCAATATTTGATGCCCACGACCTGACAAGAGAACGATAATACGAATAGCTAATCGGTTGCTCATTTCGTCTTAAGCTTGGAAATAAATAATCACTTGTCTTTAGATCTGCGACAAAAATCCATTTCATCAGACTTTGTTGAGTTCTAGCAGTGACTTCAAACTGGACTTTAACATCCGTTTCCTGCTGAATAAGCTTAACTCTTGCAAACATTCGTTCTTGTGACAATATATCGCAAACCCTCAGAGGAAGTAGGTCACTTGCTCTGAGTTTACTATCGATTGCCAAATTGAGTAACGCTAGTTGCATAAGGCTATTTTCTATTTCTAGCCTAGTTCGAATACGCCAAATCTCTTCGAGCCGAAAAGGCTTTTTGACTCCGCTATGATTTTTTTTGTTTGATGAGACCATGGTGACCTCCTACTTTATTGATTGGTCATCATAAGTGTAGCTAATAGTACTTTCGCTAATGAGGATGTATTGTAAGTCAGGATAATCGCGTTTGAGTTTTGGCTATGTGCAGATGTTTTTACACTCAACGAATGAACACTGGGACACCATTACCAAAGCGATTCACATGATTATGCGACCATTTCAAGTTAACTAACTCAGACTCTCATAATGTGTAATAGTAAACAATTAGGATGATGGTGCAATTGCCATGATTACCAACAGGCTTCTAAGTTGGTAGTGCCGCCTTTAGACGCCTTGTTCTTATCCTAATTTAGTAAGAACAATGGTTGCGACTACTTCAATTAGAAGTAGTCGTTTGACAATCACTATTTCATTACTTACCGCTTATTAAAAGCCCTTATTCTCAGATACTGCAACGACATCACCATCGTCATCAATTCTAAAATATAATGTCTGTTTAACTTGTGAGTTCGTAGCACTCACGACATAACTTCCTTCATGAACATTTACAATATTTACATCTGCATTGTTAATGGTTTCCCATGAAGATGGCAGCTTACCAGCCTCATAACCTAAATCTTTGAATGTCATTTTATTTATTGTTTTAATGGTAATGCTAATTACCTTCTTCTCATTCATATGACTATTTCTTGAATGATCCATGCTTTTCATTCTATCTACATGTGCAAAAGAATAGCTACCGATAAAAGCACTACCGATAACTAAAAATATAAATAAATTTCTCATAAATGCGTCCTTATTATTTTAAACCAATAACTTTGTATTGCCCTTTAACCAATAATTTTACCGTTACTGGGTTGTCGGACTTATTTTTCCAATACCAACCATGAGAGCCAGGAAAGGGGGCTGTAAAACTCCCTTTCATGTCATCTGATGTCGCAATAACATAACTCTCATAGTATCCAGTGGTATCCCCTTCTGGTTCGCCATGGAGGTCGAAGAACAACGCATCTCCATCAGTTAGCCATTCATAAGTCATTTTTTCATATTGCTGCATCTCGAACTTGTATTCGACACCTTTTCCAGCAGGCACAATGGCTTCGATAATTTGAAACTCTGTTGTGCCTTCTACTTTTGAGCTTTTTTGTGTTTGAGTTTCAGGCATGGGAGCTAATGTGGTAACACCTATTTTTTGACCAATGCCTGTGGGATCAATGTTGTATTCAGCAGGCAAAATAAGGGTGACTAACACAAAAGCCGCTAGAACCGTTGCTGCTAAAGAAGCTTTAATTAACGTGTTACTACTTACTGTATGTTGCATATATTTCTCTTTGTTATTAATTAATAAAGTAACCAGTCAATTGATAACCCATCAACATGACACCTGCACTCATTAGTAGGGTATTTGTTAGTGTAGAAAATTGCTGAAATGAAGGCCATTTACGCCAGATGTTGAGAACAATTAATATCACCACTAAAGCCGCGAACTGACCGAGTTCTACACCCATGTTAAATGCGACTAAATTGGTAAATAGGCCTTCACTGGGTAAATTAAATTCTTCTAATTTTGTCGCTAAGCCTAAGCCATGAAATAGCCCGAAAATGAGAACAGCCCATTGCGTGTTAGGTTGCCATTTGAAGCAACGTTTAAAGCCACCTAAATTATCAAACCCCTTATACACCACAGATAAGCCAATAATTGCATCAATAAGGTAGGCATTTACTTGGATATCGCTTAACACACCTAACAGCAACGTAGTGCTATGACCGATGGTGAACATCGTGACATATATGAAAACATCACGGCTTCTATATAAAAAGAAAATAACGCCAACCAAAAATAGTAAATGATCGTATCCGGTAATCATGTGTTTTGCGCCAATGTAAAGAAATGGCACAAACTGTACGCCGCTATTTTGCTCTAAAAAAGCTCTAGTATTCTCATCAACACCATGAGCGAGTACCTCAATGCTAATAAAGGAGCAACATAGGAGGAGTGCGAACAAGCAATAGCTTGATAATTTACTTGGCATTAAATGACTCCAAAGTTTCTGTTTTAATCAAAATCGTATCCTTATCTTTATGTAAAATTCGGTAAAGTGCGGGAATAACAAATAAAGTTAGTAGCGTTGAGGAAATAATCCCACCGATAACTACCATAGCTAAAGGCCGTTGTACTTCAGAACCCATACCACTATTAAACGCCATCGGAAGAAAGCCCAACGATGCAACAAACGCAGTGGTCATTACAGGTCGAAGTCGAGTTAATGCACCGTCAAAAATAGCCTGGTGTAAATTCATGCCCTCTTTTCGTAATTCTCGGATAAACGAGACCATGACTAATCCATTCAAAATGGCAATACCTGACAACGCAATAAAGCCAACTGCTGCTGATATTGAGAATGGAATACCACTTAACATTAATGCAGCAACCCCGCCCGTCAATGCTAAAGGCACGCCTGTAAAAATGATTAATGCATCTTTGATTGAATTCAGCGCTAACACTAATAAACCAATAATCATGAGCAACGTGACTGGTACTACAATACTTAAACGCTGTGAAGCGGACTGGAGCTTTTGATAAGTGCCGCCGTATTCAATCCAGTAACCAGCAGGAATATCAACATTGGCAGCAACGGCTTGTTGAATATCACTCACAAAACCACCTAAATCACGGCCTCTCACATTTGTTGTCACAACGACTCTACGCTTGCCATTTTCTCGATTAATTTGGTTTGCACCATTAATCAATTCCAATGAAGCAAGTTCTTGTAATGGCACAGAACGACCATTGCCCAGATGAATTGGCAAATATGACAGTGCGTCGACATCATTACGCAGTACTTCATCTAATCGAACGACAATATCCGAACGCCTATCACCTTGATAAAACTTGCCAGCAACGGTTCCACCTAGCGCAGTCGCTAATTGGGATTGCAATTGCGCTTTACTGATCCCGTATTGCATAATTTTGTCAGCGTTAGGGATTATGGATAAAAGCGGTAACCCCGTAGTTTGTTCAACTTGCACATCGGCTATACCTTCAACCTGGCTAATGGCTGACTCAATTTCATTACCTAATGCGGCAAGGGTTTCAAAATCATCGCCGAACACTTTAATTGCTAATTCGGCTCTCACACCCGCCAGTAATTCATTAAACCGCATTTGAATAGGTTGTAAAAATTCATAACGATTGCCAGGTATTGGCTCTACCAACGCAGCTAAATCCTCCACCACCTGCTCTTTTGATTTATTAGGATTAGGCCATTGATTACGTGGTTTTAGAATAATAAAGTTGTCTGCAACACTTGGCGGTACAGCATCAGTTGCCACATCGGCCGTGCCTATTTTGGCAAATACTCTTTCAACCTCCGGCATTTGCTGAATTTTTTCTTCTAACACTTCTTGCAATGCAATTGCCTGACTTAATGATGTTCCAGGAATGCGCAGTGCATGCATGGCAATATCACCTTCATCAAGGTTTGGTACAAACTCACTGCCTAGCCGGGTAGCTTGGTGGCCAAAAATGACCACTAACAACACCGCCATACACACCACAATCCAACGACCTTTAAGCACCATATTTAACGCTGGACGATACAAATAAGCCGCTCCACGAATAATTGGACTGTGCTTTTCTTTGATTGGTTTTTTAAATAACAATGCAATCATTGCAGGCACAAAGGTTACCGACAGTAACATGGCACTTAATAGGGCGATAACAACGGTAATGGCCATCGGGTGGAACATTTTCCCCTCTACACCTTCAAGGGCGAAAATGGGTAAATACACGGCAGTAATAATGAACACACCGAATAACGCTGGGCGGATCACTTCACGGGTTGCATCAAACACTAGTTCTAAGCGTGCTTTCAAAGGTAAAGAATGTTGCCCAGCTTGACTCAGACGGCGCAGGCAGTTTTCAACAATGATAATTGCACCGTCCACTAACAAGCCAAAATCAAGCGCACCTAAACTCATTAGATTGGCACTAACACCAACTTGAACCATGCCTGTCACAGTCATTAACATCGCAAACGGGATCACCAATGCGGTTAAAAATGCGGCCCTGAAATTACCAAGTAAAATAAACAACACAACTACAACTAAAATAGCCCCTTCGGTCAGGTTTGTTTGTACTGTACTAAGTGTTTGATCAACTAACTTAGTACGATCGTATACCGCGGTAGCCACAATCCCTTGAGGTAAGCTTGCGTTAATTTGTTTTAGCTTCTCACCTACTGCGTGAGCCACTGTGCGACTATTCTCGCCGATAAGCATAAATACAGTGCTCATCACCACTTCACGGCCATTTTGGGTGGCAGCACCATTACGCAGCCCTTTTCCATCACCAATATCTGCCACATCTTTTATGCGAACAGGTGAACCATCAATACTTTTTAGCGGAATGTTACCAATGGCTTGTAAGTCTTCGGCTTGCCCAGGAATACGCATAAGCCATTGCGCGCCATTTTGCTCAATAAATCCTGCGCCTTGGTTTTGATTATTTTGTGCAATTGCGTCAACCACATCAGCTTGAGTAACACCAAACGCGAGCAGTTTTTGGGGTTTGAATGCAACCAAAATTTCACGTTCAAACCCACCAATAGGATTCACCTCAACAACGCCAGGCACACGCATTAGTTGCGGACGAATAGTCCAATCGTGCACAGTACGTAGGTCGGTGGGTGTAATCTCGGAGCCATCGGCATGTGTTGCATTGGGTAACGCATCCACTGTGAACATGAAAATTTCACCCAGCCCAGTGGCAATCGGTCCGAGTTCAGGCTCAAGTCCTGACGGTAATTCTGAACGCGCGGCAGATAAGCGTTCACTCACCAATTGCCGAGCAAAATATACATCGGTATTGTCATCAAAAATGGCAACAACTTGCGATAAACCATAACGTGACACAGAACGGGTATATGTAAGCCCAGGCAATCCCGCAAGCGCATTTTCTAATGGAAAGGTGACCCGTTGTTCAATTTCTAATGGTGTATACCCTAGTGCCTTGGTAATCATGACTTGTACATTGGTGATATCAGGGACAGCATCAATAGGCAGCTTGGTAAAATTCCAGGCGCCCACAAAAGCCGTAATCATCACTAGTACTAAAACGAGTACATTGCGCTTTATGGAAAAGCGTAAAATAGATTCCAACATTTACTACTCCTAGTGATCGTGCGAAGCGCCAGACTTTTCAATGTCAGCTTTAATGATGTAACTGTTTTCAGTCACATAGGTTGTCCCCTAATGCAATTCCACCAAGAACTTCGACCCACTCACCATCATCTTGACCAAGTTCAAGCATTCTCACTTCATATTGATCACCAACTTTTGCAAAAACTACGGTAAAGTCTCTGAATCCTTGCAGACCGACTTTTTTTACTGCGACAGGCACATCAATCGTTGCCACCTCAATATCAGCGTTAACAAACCCACCTTCGGCCAGAACATTATTCACATTCGGCACCTTCACCCATACTAATTTAGCCTGGTCATCGCGGACTTTTTGCTCAATAAACTCA
The Shewanella vesiculosa DNA segment above includes these coding regions:
- a CDS encoding tyrosine-type recombinase/integrase, whose translation is MVSSNKKNHSGVKKPFRLEEIWRIRTRLEIENSLMQLALLNLAIDSKLRASDLLPLRVCDILSQERMFARVKLIQQETDVKVQFEVTARTQQSLMKWIFVADLKTSDYLFPSLRRNEQPISYSYYRSLVRSWASNIGLDPNLYGTHSMRRTVVA
- a CDS encoding HupE/UreJ family protein, with translation MPSKLSSYCLFALLLCCSFISIEVLAHGVDENTRAFLEQNSGVQFVPFLYIGAKHMITGYDHLLFLVGVIFFLYRSRDVFIYVTMFTIGHSTTLLLGVLSDIQVNAYLIDAIIGLSVVYKGFDNLGGFKRCFKWQPNTQWAVLIFGLFHGLGLATKLEEFNLPSEGLFTNLVAFNMGVELGQFAALVVILIVLNIWRKWPSFQQFSTLTNTLLMSAGVMLMGYQLTGYFIN
- a CDS encoding DUF6488 family protein, which codes for MRNLFIFLVIGSAFIGSYSFAHVDRMKSMDHSRNSHMNEKKVISITIKTINKMTFKDLGYEAGKLPSSWETINNADVNIVNVHEGSYVVSATNSQVKQTLYFRIDDDGDVVAVSENKGF
- a CDS encoding efflux RND transporter permease subunit, yielding MLESILRFSIKRNVLVLVLVMITAFVGAWNFTKLPIDAVPDITNVQVMITKALGYTPLEIEQRVTFPLENALAGLPGLTYTRSVSRYGLSQVVAIFDDNTDVYFARQLVSERLSAARSELPSGLEPELGPIATGLGEIFMFTVDALPNATHADGSEITPTDLRTVHDWTIRPQLMRVPGVVEVNPIGGFEREILVAFKPQKLLAFGVTQADVVDAIAQNNQNQGAGFIEQNGAQWLMRIPGQAEDLQAIGNIPLKSIDGSPVRIKDVADIGDGKGLRNGAATQNGREVVMSTVFMLIGENSRTVAHAVGEKLKQINASLPQGIVATAVYDRTKLVDQTLSTVQTNLTEGAILVVVVLFILLGNFRAAFLTALVIPFAMLMTVTGMVQVGVSANLMSLGALDFGLLVDGAIIIVENCLRRLSQAGQHSLPLKARLELVFDATREVIRPALFGVFIITAVYLPIFALEGVEGKMFHPMAITVVIALLSAMLLSVTFVPAMIALLFKKPIKEKHSPIIRGAAYLYRPALNMVLKGRWIVVCMAVLLVVIFGHQATRLGSEFVPNLDEGDIAMHALRIPGTSLSQAIALQEVLEEKIQQMPEVERVFAKIGTADVATDAVPPSVADNFIILKPRNQWPNPNKSKEQVVEDLAALVEPIPGNRYEFLQPIQMRFNELLAGVRAELAIKVFGDDFETLAALGNEIESAISQVEGIADVQVEQTTGLPLLSIIPNADKIMQYGISKAQLQSQLATALGGTVAGKFYQGDRRSDIVVRLDEVLRNDVDALSYLPIHLGNGRSVPLQELASLELINGANQINRENGKRRVVVTTNVRGRDLGGFVSDIQQAVAANVDIPAGYWIEYGGTYQKLQSASQRLSIVVPVTLLMIIGLLVLALNSIKDALIIFTGVPLALTGGVAALMLSGIPFSISAAVGFIALSGIAILNGLVMVSFIRELRKEGMNLHQAIFDGALTRLRPVMTTAFVASLGFLPMAFNSGMGSEVQRPLAMVVIGGIISSTLLTLFVIPALYRILHKDKDTILIKTETLESFNAK